In Muribaculum gordoncarteri, the genomic window AGGAACTCCTTGACGAGCATGCGGCGATGTATTATCTGCTTTATGGCGGTTATGGCGGCGTCAACGGGGCCGTTGCCCGAGGCACAAGCCTCAAACTTTTCACCGGCGATGTCCAATCCCACCGAAGCAACCGACTTGACACCAACGCCCGATGTAACCTGAAGGAAGTCGAGCTTCAGTCGGTGAGAAGCCTTGTGGTGTTCGCCGGCAAGCATCATCACATCGTCGTCGTTGATCTCCTTCTTGCGGTCGGCCAGGCGAAGGAATCCTTCGTAAGCCTTGTCGAGCGCCTCCTTGCTAAGCTCGATGCCGAGCACGTGCAGGCGGTGCTTCAAAGCGGCACGACCCGAACGCGCTGTAAGCACGATTGAGTTCTCGTCGACTCCCACTTCCTTGGGATCGATGATTTCATAGCTCTCGCGATTCTTGAGCACGCCGTCCTGATGGATGCCCGAGCTGTGGGCAAATGCGTTGCGTCCCACGATAGCCTTGTTGGGCTGAACAGGCATGTTCATCAAGCTTGACACCATGCGGCTTATGCCACACAGCTTGGTGGTGTTGATGTTGGTCGTTATGTCGAGCTCCTTGTGGGAACGGAATATCATTGCCACCTCCTCAAGCGAAGTGTTGCCGGCGCGTTCGCCGATACCGTTAATGGTAACCTCGGCCTGACGGGCGCCGTTGGTTATACCCGATATGGTGTTGGCGGTAGCCATGCCCAGGTCGTTGTGACAGTGGGTGGCGATGGTGACGCGGTGAATGCCGTCGACATGCTCCATGAGATACTTGATCTTCTCGCCAAACTCCCACGGCAGGCAGTAACCCGTAGTGTCGGGAATGTTGACCACGGTCGCTCCGGCCTTTATGACGGCCTCGACAACACGTGCAAGATACTCGTTATCGGTGCGTCCGGCATCCTCGGCATAGAACTGGACATCCTCGACAAAGCGCTTGGCATACTTGACACAACCTATGGCACGTTCAAGTATCTCTTCGCGATTGGAGTTGAATTTATATTTAATGTGGTAATCCGATGTTCCGATTCCGGTGTGAATGCGCTTGCGCTTGGCATACTGCAACGCATCGGCTGCGACCTTTATGTCGTTCTCAACCGCACGTGTCAGCGCACATATAGTGGGCCATGTCACCGATTTTGAAATTTCAACCACCGAATTGAAGTCACCCGGACTCGATACAGGGAAACCGGCTTCAATTACATCCACGCCAAGCTCCTCAAGGGCCTTGGCAACCTCGATTTTCTCGACAGTGTTCAATTGACATCCCGGCACTTGCTCTCCGTCACGCAAAGTAGTGTCGAAGATAAACAGTCTATCGCTCATATATTAATTCTTGTTTTATTCTGAAAAAGTTTTGCAAAATTAGCACCATTATGCGACATAATCAAGCAAATACCGAACATTCGCACCATTTCCGCTATAAATTGCAATATTTAATGTCATTTTCCTTACGATTTGTTCACGGCAGCGTTATTTTAGCCAACGCAGCATATCCTTGAACGAAACCTTGCGGCCATACATCAATATGCCTATGCGGTAAATGCGTGACGCGAGGTAGACAAGGAGCAGCGCGGTGCCATAGAGCAATCCGAGGCTCAGCACAATCTGCCATGCGGGAACTTCGTAGGGCAGCCTTATCATCATCACAATCGGCGATGTAAACGGAATGAGCGAGCACACAACTCCGAGCTGACCGTCGGGGTTCTCCATGCACGACTGCCCCACAACCATTGCGATTATTATTATCATCATCACCGGCATGGTGTACTGATTGGCGTCGCTCTGCTGGTCGACAGCCGAGCCGAATGCGGCAAACAGCGATGCGTAGAGCAAGTATCCGCCAATGAAGTAGAGGACGAAGATGCCTATCAGTCTTACCCAGTTCACACCCATTATAGCCTGGATTATCTCGGAGGCTTCGCCCTGAGGCACATCAGGTATAGCACCGGCCGTCATGTCGGTAGCCGAGAACGCGCTTCCTATGCCAAGCACAAGCGACACGATGCTCACAAGCACAACCCACACTGCTATCTGGGTCAATCCCACCAATGCCACACCGAGTATCTTGCCGAGCATCAACTCTATTGGACGGCATGAGCTTACGATCACCTCAACGATGCGGTTGGTCTTCTCCTCAACCACCGAACCCATGATCATGGCTCCGTACATGAGTACAAACATATAGGTCATGAAGGCCAGTATCAGTCCCGTAATCAACGCTATCTCGCTCGATGACACCGACTCCTCGCCGTCCTCGTTCCAAGTGTGGCTCTTGACATTAACATTGACCTTGCAGGCCGATATTATATTGTTGAGCTCGGGTATGTTGTACGATGCTATGCGGTTGTCGGTCATGCTTGCGTTAAGACACTCCTCGATGCGCTCGGAGAGCGACATCTTTATGGGCTTCTCGGAGTAGACATTGACCGTAGTCATTGAATCGACATTGGCCGGAATCACAAGGAAAGCGTATATGTCGCCGTCGGCCTTGTCAAACTCACCCTTCATCGACCCGATTTCCATGTCGGGCATCACCTTGAAAGTGTAGTCCTCGTTGTCCTCAAACACGTTGCCATACTGTCCGCTGCGGTCAACTACCGCCACAAGCCGGGCATCCGACTTGTTGAACTCGGAAAGTATTATGGGGACGGCCATGAAAGCTATCATTATTATGGGAACGAGTATTGTCGTCACGATAAACGACTTCTTTGCAACAATCGACAAATACTCATGTTGCATCACTAAAAACAATCTATTTCTGTCCATCGCCTTGTGTTACTGTTTCGATAAAAATTTCATTCATTGTGGGTAATAGCTCGTCGAAGCCGAGAAGCGTGTATTCACGGTTGAGCTGGTCGACCACCTCACGCATAGTCACTCCGGGCTTTAGGCGTATCACGGCCACACTGCCCGACATGGGGTGCTTCTCTATCGACTCCAGGCTGTAGAGGCTCTCATTGGGAGCAAGTACAGGCTCGGCGATATGCAACGTAAACAGATTTTTCTTAAACTGCTGGCGTATTTCATGTACATTGCCCTGAAGCACCACCTTGGCGTTGTTGATAAGCGTTATGTCGTCACACACCTCCTCAACCGATGCCATGTTGTGGGTCGAGAAGAGTATAGTGGCGCCGTCGCGGTGCAGATTAAGAATCTCACGCTTCAGCTGCTCGGTGTTGACCGGGTCAAATCCCGAGAAGGGCTCGTCGAGAATCAGCAACCGGGGCGAGTGTACAACCGTGGAGATGAACTGCACCTTCTGGGCCATACCCTTGGACAATGTTTCAATCTTGCGGTTGCTCCACTCGGTAAGCTCAAAGCGTTCAAGCCAACGGAGGGCCGATGTGCGGGCATCGTTCTTCGACATGCCCTTCAGTCGTCCGAGATACACAATCTGGTCGAGCACCTTCATCTTCTTGTAAAGGCCTCGCTCCTCGGGCAGATAACCGATGTGACGCACTTCCGAAGCGGTCAACGGCTTTCCGGCAAGATATACTTCCCCGCTGTCGGGGCGGGTTATGTGGTTTAAAATTCGTATCAACGATGTCTTTCCTGCACCGTTGGGGCCAAGCAGTCCGTAGACTTGACCTTCGCCAACATCAAGTGTGACATGATCAAGAGCGCGATGACCGTCATACTGCTTGACCACATCCTTTACTTCAATAAAATTCATATTATCTATAACAAAATTACTTTTTTAATTCAAGACAGCTCCAACGCTCAAGCACTGTGTGACCCACATATTCCAGGCCATGCTTGCGGGCCTCGTCAAGCACGATCGCAATGTCGTCCTCATAGAATCCGCTCAGCAGCATCGTGCCGTCTTCCTTCAGGCGGGAGGCGTAGACTTGGAGGTCGCCCACGATTATGTTGCGGTTGATATTTGCAAGAAACAGGTCGACAGGCTCCACACCGGCGAGAGCCGAAGCATCGCCGAGCACTACATTGATTTCAGGGTGATGGTTCAACGACACGTTTTCGACGGCATTGACATGAGCAAACTCATCAATCTCTATAGCCGTCACTGGGCCGGCTCCGCGCATGGCGGCGAGAATGGCAAGGATGCCTGTGCCGGTGCCCATGTCGATTACCGAACGCCCCTCAAGAGGCAACTCGAGAAGACGGCGTATTATCAACGTGGTGGTCTGATGATGTCCCGTGCCGAAAGCCATTTTGGGGTCGATTACAATGTCATAGGGCATTGACGGGATATCGGCGTGAAACGAACTGTGGATCACGCACTTTCCATCGACAGTTATAGGCTTGAAATAGTTCTTTTCCCACTCCTGGTTCCAGTCACGCCCCTCAACGGTTTCACATTTCACCGTGACCGATGTGTCAAACGGCAGCTCGGCCGTCACTTCGTCAAGCACTTTCCTGTCAAAATCCTCAAGCTTTATGTAAGCGGTCATTCCGCACTCGTCGGGTACAAAGCTCTCATAACCATGTTCACACAACAACGCCGCCATGACATCGGTCATGGTTTCGTTACAAGGCGACATGTCGATGCGTACCTCGGTGTAATCATTCATTGCAAGTCAAAAATTTTTCCTGATTGATAATATTGGTGTCTATTTCTTGTGAAAGAATCGATATATCTTATGTATCTGCTTCCCGGCCTGAAATGCAAGCAGTGCATAGTCGAGCACTGAAAAGCCCGTCGACAGTTTCTTGAACAGATTTCCCGTTGATGACGTCATGGCCGCACTGCGGGTGTACATCTGCGAGGTCTTCGACATTATGCGTTCCTTCTCAACCTCGATTCTCACGTGATTGAGCGCACGCTGATAGCGCAACTCTTCGAGCGAGAAGCCCTGCCAGCCTTCGGTTTCGTTGTTGATATTCAAATTAGACTTCATGGCTTTTCAATCTCTTTGTTTTTAAAATCGGTGGGTGGAGTGAGAAACAGTCGCGACAGGAACCGCGCGATGGGATTGACAAACAGCGTGGTGCGCAGTAAAACAGCCACAACGCCAAGCAGTATATAGAATCCGCCGACAATCAAGAAGCACCAGGCGATGGGCAGCACCGACGCAAGCAGATAAACCACGGCTATCGAACAGAAAAACAGCGCACAGGCCGCAAGGATGAGAAGCACCACCGCCAGCACTCCGCTCGAGAGCAGCACCGTGGTCTTTTCGGTCGATATAAGCTTCAGGTTCTCGGCATATAGTCGGGCCAGCCTCATGGCATTGGCCAGTGTCGTCTTCAATTCTTCATTTTTATCGCCCATAATCAATAGTTGAAATTACATAGAGCGACATCGGCACACCTTGTCAGACGAGCCGATGCCGCTTATAAATTATTGAAATCTCGGCACTTCTATGACGGTTAGTCGTCAAGGTCGCGCGTAAGCTGTTCTACAAGTTCGTCTACATCGCTTTCGCTGCATATTATACCCTTGCTGCGAAGGAGTTCAACGATGCGCTTGCGCAGGTCGGCACCCTTTTCGGGAGCAAAAAGCAATGCGGCTCCGGCGCCTACAATGGCTCCGCCGAGAAATGCATATAGTATTCCAAGATTGTTGTTCATTGTTCTATTCAGTAAAGTATGTTATTAATTACTTGCCAATTTCTTCAACGATTTCGTCAGCGAGTTCTTCCATCTTGCTCTTGTGAAGCTTGATGCCCTTGCTCTTCAGGAACTCCATGATGTTGTCGCGTGTGGTGTCACCTTTTTCGGGAGCGAGAAGTAATCCTACTGTTGCACCGGCGATTGCACCGCCTATTACTGCTAAAACGATGTGTAATGGTTTCATTTTATTGATTATTTATTTGTTGATAATAGTATAACTATAGTAGTAACACTTAAAACCGAAAAAAGTAGCATCGACAGGTAAAAATTTTTACCCGAGTGTCACAGCAGTCCGTCAAAGTAGTCGTTGAAAAATTCCAGCTGATAGTCGGTAAGCTCGTTCCAGTACTTGCTGTCGTGTACTCCCGGACTGTCGATGAAGTGGTGCTTCACTCCGGCCTTTTTCAACGCTTTATGAAACTCCTCGTTGACTTCAAAGAAGAAGTCGTCGATTCCGCATGATATGATGATTGCCAGATTGGCCTTGGCGAAGTCGTCGATGTGGTTGGGCAATGCGTATTGCTCCCACCGCTCGGGAAACTTCGACTTCGGCCCTATGGCGTCATTCATGTTCCAGTTGTTGGGGAACGGTCTTATGTCGACTCCCCCGCTAAGGCTGCCCACGGCTCCGAATGTGTCGGGGTGACGCATCGCCAGCCACAATGCACCCTGGCCGCCCATGCTGTAGCCGGTTATCGCGCGCTTGTCACGTGACGGCAGCGTGGGGAAATTATCGTCGATATACTTCACGAGCTCCTTGGCGGTGAACGTTTCATATTGAAGGGCCGGATTCACGGGGCTGTCCCAATACCAGCTGTTCTCTCCGCTCGGAATCACGATTATCATGTCACGCTCATCGGCTATGCGCTTGATTTC contains:
- a CDS encoding ABC transporter permease — protein: MDRNRLFLVMQHEYLSIVAKKSFIVTTILVPIIMIAFMAVPIILSEFNKSDARLVAVVDRSGQYGNVFEDNEDYTFKVMPDMEIGSMKGEFDKADGDIYAFLVIPANVDSMTTVNVYSEKPIKMSLSERIEECLNASMTDNRIASYNIPELNNIISACKVNVNVKSHTWNEDGEESVSSSEIALITGLILAFMTYMFVLMYGAMIMGSVVEEKTNRIVEVIVSSCRPIELMLGKILGVALVGLTQIAVWVVLVSIVSLVLGIGSAFSATDMTAGAIPDVPQGEASEIIQAIMGVNWVRLIGIFVLYFIGGYLLYASLFAAFGSAVDQQSDANQYTMPVMMIIIIAMVVGQSCMENPDGQLGVVCSLIPFTSPIVMMIRLPYEVPAWQIVLSLGLLYGTALLLVYLASRIYRIGILMYGRKVSFKDMLRWLK
- a CDS encoding YtxH domain-containing protein — its product is MNNNLGILYAFLGGAIVGAGAALLFAPEKGADLRKRIVELLRSKGIICSESDVDELVEQLTRDLDD
- a CDS encoding alpha/beta hydrolase, coding for MRKYLTLLLLLTIIPGMCASTLRKVSVPSRVMGKNVDVNVITPDSEGRHPVVYLLHGWGGGCDNWLGVKPEIKRIADERDMIIVIPSGENSWYWDSPVNPALQYETFTAKELVKYIDDNFPTLPSRDKRAITGYSMGGQGALWLAMRHPDTFGAVGSLSGGVDIRPFPNNWNMNDAIGPKSKFPERWEQYALPNHIDDFAKANLAIIISCGIDDFFFEVNEEFHKALKKAGVKHHFIDSPGVHDSKYWNELTDYQLEFFNDYFDGLL
- a CDS encoding phage holin family protein: MGDKNEELKTTLANAMRLARLYAENLKLISTEKTTVLLSSGVLAVVLLILAACALFFCSIAVVYLLASVLPIAWCFLIVGGFYILLGVVAVLLRTTLFVNPIARFLSRLFLTPPTDFKNKEIEKP
- a CDS encoding 2-isopropylmalate synthase, encoding MSDRLFIFDTTLRDGEQVPGCQLNTVEKIEVAKALEELGVDVIEAGFPVSSPGDFNSVVEISKSVTWPTICALTRAVENDIKVAADALQYAKRKRIHTGIGTSDYHIKYKFNSNREEILERAIGCVKYAKRFVEDVQFYAEDAGRTDNEYLARVVEAVIKAGATVVNIPDTTGYCLPWEFGEKIKYLMEHVDGIHRVTIATHCHNDLGMATANTISGITNGARQAEVTINGIGERAGNTSLEEVAMIFRSHKELDITTNINTTKLCGISRMVSSLMNMPVQPNKAIVGRNAFAHSSGIHQDGVLKNRESYEIIDPKEVGVDENSIVLTARSGRAALKHRLHVLGIELSKEALDKAYEGFLRLADRKKEINDDDVMMLAGEHHKASHRLKLDFLQVTSGVGVKSVASVGLDIAGEKFEACASGNGPVDAAITAIKQIIHRRMLVKEFLIQAINKGSNDIGKVHMTVEHEGVSYYGFSANTDIIAASAEAFIDAINKIVH
- the prmA gene encoding 50S ribosomal protein L11 methyltransferase — its product is MNDYTEVRIDMSPCNETMTDVMAALLCEHGYESFVPDECGMTAYIKLEDFDRKVLDEVTAELPFDTSVTVKCETVEGRDWNQEWEKNYFKPITVDGKCVIHSSFHADIPSMPYDIVIDPKMAFGTGHHQTTTLIIRRLLELPLEGRSVIDMGTGTGILAILAAMRGAGPVTAIEIDEFAHVNAVENVSLNHHPEINVVLGDASALAGVEPVDLFLANINRNIIVGDLQVYASRLKEDGTMLLSGFYEDDIAIVLDEARKHGLEYVGHTVLERWSCLELKK
- a CDS encoding ABC transporter ATP-binding protein gives rise to the protein MNFIEVKDVVKQYDGHRALDHVTLDVGEGQVYGLLGPNGAGKTSLIRILNHITRPDSGEVYLAGKPLTASEVRHIGYLPEERGLYKKMKVLDQIVYLGRLKGMSKNDARTSALRWLERFELTEWSNRKIETLSKGMAQKVQFISTVVHSPRLLILDEPFSGFDPVNTEQLKREILNLHRDGATILFSTHNMASVEEVCDDITLINNAKVVLQGNVHEIRQQFKKNLFTLHIAEPVLAPNESLYSLESIEKHPMSGSVAVIRLKPGVTMREVVDQLNREYTLLGFDELLPTMNEIFIETVTQGDGQK
- a CDS encoding YtxH domain-containing protein produces the protein MKPLHIVLAVIGGAIAGATVGLLLAPEKGDTTRDNIMEFLKSKGIKLHKSKMEELADEIVEEIGK